From a single Pasteurella atlantica genomic region:
- the gyrA gene encoding DNA topoisomerase (ATP-hydrolyzing) subunit A, translating to MSELAKDTIPISIEEELKTSYLDYAMSVIVGRALPDVRDGLKPVHRRVLFSMDQSGNTSNKSYVKSARVVGDVIGKYHPHGDTAVYDTIVRMAQPFSLRYMLVDGQGNFGSIDGDSPAAMRYTEVRMQKITQQLLTDLDKETVDFSPNYDGKEMIPDVLPTKIPALLVNGSSGIAVGMATNIPPHNLNEVLDGCLAYMDNEEITIDELMQHIPGPDFPTAAIINGRKGIEDAYRTGRGKVYVRAKAEVETNAKGREIIAVTELPYQVNKARLIEKIAELVRDKRLEGISGVTDLSNKDGLRVEIDVKRDSVGEIVLNNLYALTQMQVTFGINMVALDHGQPKLFNLKQIIEAFVKHRREVVTRRTIFELRKARSRAHILEGLAIALANIEPVIELIRASKSKAEAQEALLSRSWELGNVAGMLEAAGVDASRPEDLPEEFGVREGQYYLSDTQAQAILELQLHRLTGLEHNKIVDEYRAILVEIGELLYILNSPERLMEVIREELEAVKEQFGDERRTEITASTADINLEDLITPEDVVVTLSHTGYVKYQPLSDYEAQRRGGKGKSATKTKDDDFVERLLVANTHDTILCFSSRGRLYQLKVYQLPQASRGARGTPIVNILPLDKEQNERITAILPIQNGDFSAEKFVVMATASGTVKKVTLDAFSKVRSNGLIALNLREGDELIGVDITEGDSEIMLFSAQGKVVRFAETAVRAMGRTATGVRGMKLALSNIELPEDDNETDVEDETSTVDLKADKIVSLVIPKEEGDILTITENGYGKRTVLTEYPIKSRNTKGVLSIKVNERNGKVVSAVQVEETDQIMLITDAGTLVRTRVHEVSLVGRNTQGVRIIRTTTDERVVGLEKVCEIEEDEVDTVEATEVEITETTQE from the coding sequence ATGAGCGAATTAGCCAAAGATACTATTCCAATCAGTATTGAAGAAGAATTAAAAACCTCTTACCTTGACTATGCAATGTCAGTCATTGTCGGACGTGCATTACCCGATGTGCGAGATGGTTTAAAACCCGTACACCGTCGAGTATTATTTTCGATGGATCAAAGTGGAAATACATCAAATAAATCTTATGTAAAATCAGCCCGTGTGGTCGGGGATGTAATCGGTAAATATCACCCTCATGGTGACACTGCTGTTTACGACACCATTGTACGTATGGCTCAGCCATTCTCATTACGCTATATGTTAGTGGACGGACAAGGTAACTTTGGTTCGATTGATGGCGACTCGCCTGCTGCAATGCGTTATACCGAAGTACGTATGCAGAAAATCACCCAACAATTATTAACGGATTTAGATAAAGAAACCGTGGATTTCTCGCCTAACTATGATGGCAAAGAGATGATCCCTGACGTTCTTCCAACCAAAATCCCTGCATTGTTAGTCAACGGTTCATCGGGTATTGCGGTCGGTATGGCAACCAATATTCCGCCACACAACTTAAATGAAGTGTTAGACGGCTGTTTAGCTTATATGGATAATGAAGAAATTACCATTGATGAGCTAATGCAACATATTCCAGGTCCTGACTTCCCAACAGCGGCGATTATCAATGGTCGCAAAGGGATCGAAGACGCTTACCGCACAGGCCGTGGTAAAGTTTACGTTAGAGCAAAAGCCGAAGTAGAAACCAATGCCAAAGGGCGTGAAATTATTGCGGTCACTGAATTACCTTATCAAGTAAACAAAGCCCGTTTAATTGAAAAAATTGCCGAATTAGTGCGTGATAAAAGGTTAGAAGGTATTAGTGGCGTCACGGATTTATCCAATAAAGACGGATTACGTGTTGAAATTGACGTAAAACGTGATTCTGTGGGCGAAATCGTATTAAACAACCTTTACGCTTTAACTCAAATGCAAGTCACATTTGGGATCAATATGGTTGCCCTTGATCACGGTCAGCCAAAATTATTTAACTTAAAACAAATTATTGAAGCCTTTGTTAAACATCGCCGTGAAGTGGTCACTCGTCGTACTATTTTTGAATTGCGTAAAGCACGTAGTAGAGCCCATATATTAGAAGGTTTGGCGATCGCATTGGCAAATATTGAACCTGTGATCGAACTAATCAGAGCGTCAAAAAGCAAAGCAGAAGCACAAGAAGCATTACTTTCTCGTTCGTGGGAATTAGGTAATGTAGCAGGAATGTTAGAGGCTGCAGGTGTTGATGCTTCTCGTCCTGAAGACTTACCAGAAGAATTTGGGGTGCGTGAAGGACAATACTATTTATCAGATACCCAAGCTCAAGCAATCTTAGAGCTTCAACTACACCGTTTAACAGGTTTAGAACATAATAAAATTGTTGATGAATATAGAGCTATTTTAGTTGAAATTGGTGAGTTATTATATATTTTAAATAGCCCAGAGCGTTTAATGGAAGTGATCCGTGAAGAATTAGAAGCGGTTAAAGAGCAATTTGGTGATGAACGCCGTACAGAAATTACCGCAAGTACAGCGGATATTAATTTAGAAGATTTAATTACGCCAGAAGATGTAGTTGTTACCCTTTCTCATACGGGTTATGTGAAATATCAACCGCTTTCAGACTACGAAGCACAACGTCGTGGTGGTAAAGGTAAATCTGCAACCAAAACCAAAGATGATGACTTCGTAGAACGTCTGTTAGTTGCAAATACCCACGATACGATTTTATGTTTCTCAAGTCGTGGACGTTTATATCAATTAAAAGTGTATCAATTACCACAAGCAAGTCGTGGTGCAAGAGGTACACCTATTGTAAATATCTTACCATTAGATAAAGAACAAAATGAGCGTATCACAGCGATCTTACCAATCCAAAACGGCGACTTCTCTGCGGAGAAATTCGTAGTGATGGCAACCGCAAGCGGCACAGTGAAAAAAGTCACCCTTGATGCGTTTAGTAAAGTCCGTTCAAACGGTTTAATTGCCTTAAACTTACGTGAAGGTGACGAGCTAATCGGTGTGGATATTACCGAAGGCGACAGCGAAATTATGTTGTTCTCAGCACAAGGTAAAGTGGTTCGCTTTGCAGAAACTGCCGTGCGTGCAATGGGACGTACTGCAACAGGTGTTCGTGGTATGAAGCTGGCATTATCTAATATAGAATTACCAGAGGACGATAATGAAACAGATGTTGAAGATGAAACATCAACGGTTGATTTAAAAGCAGATAAGATTGTTTCTTTAGTGATACCAAAAGAAGAAGGTGATATTTTAACTATCACTGAAAATGGTTATGGTAAACGTACTGTCTTAACAGAATATCCAATTAAATCACGTAATACTAAAGGTGTGTTATCCATTAAAGTAAATGAACGTAATGGTAAAGTGGTTTCTGCTGTTCAAGTAGAAGAAACCGATCAAATTATGTTGATTACTGATGCGGGTACACTGGTTCGTACACGTGTTCACGAAGTCAGTCTTGTGGGACGTAATACGCAAGGAGTTCGTATTATTCGAACTACAACCGATGAACGAGTAGTTGGACTAGAAAAAGTTTGTGAAATTGAAGAAGATGAAGTGGATACGGTTGAAGCAACAGAAGTTGAAATAACAGAAACTACACAAGAGTAA
- the dusB gene encoding tRNA dihydrouridine synthase DusB — translation MQIGQYEFKRRIFLAPMAGITDLPFRRLCRSFGAGLTFSEMMSTNPDVWHTEKSKLRLAHHREIGVNAVQIAGSDPFEMAEAAKINVDYGAEIIDINMGCPAKKVNRKMAGSALLRDPDQVARILEAIVNAVNVPVTLKIRTGWDLANQNCLEIAKIAEQANISALTIHGRTRSCLFKGKAEYDNIKEVKQAVSIPIIANGDITSAQQAKFVLDYTGADAVMIGRGCLGRPWLFKEIADFLESGQVSTLSLNEKSQAMLTHIRELHQFYGEQKGYRIARKHIGWYVEQLQPHSNFKRTFNTLTSTTEQINALEVFIKKLILDKKQC, via the coding sequence GTGCAAATAGGACAATATGAATTTAAAAGGCGTATTTTCCTCGCACCAATGGCTGGAATTACAGATTTACCATTTCGCCGATTATGTCGCTCATTTGGTGCAGGATTAACATTTTCAGAAATGATGTCTACTAATCCTGATGTATGGCATACTGAGAAATCAAAATTACGCCTCGCTCACCATCGTGAAATTGGCGTAAATGCCGTACAGATTGCAGGTTCAGATCCTTTTGAAATGGCAGAGGCTGCAAAGATAAATGTAGATTATGGTGCTGAAATTATAGATATTAATATGGGTTGCCCTGCAAAAAAGGTAAACAGAAAAATGGCAGGTTCTGCTCTTTTACGTGATCCTGATCAGGTTGCTCGTATTTTAGAGGCTATTGTAAATGCGGTTAATGTTCCTGTTACATTAAAAATCAGAACAGGCTGGGATTTAGCTAATCAAAATTGTTTGGAAATTGCAAAAATTGCCGAGCAGGCCAATATCTCTGCATTAACGATTCACGGAAGAACTCGTAGCTGTCTATTTAAAGGAAAAGCGGAATACGACAATATAAAAGAAGTAAAGCAAGCAGTATCAATACCAATTATTGCCAATGGGGATATTACCTCTGCACAGCAAGCAAAATTTGTTTTGGATTATACAGGTGCTGATGCAGTAATGATTGGGCGAGGCTGTCTTGGTCGCCCTTGGCTATTTAAAGAAATAGCCGATTTTTTGGAGTCTGGTCAAGTTTCAACACTCTCATTAAATGAGAAAAGCCAAGCAATGCTAACGCATATAAGAGAACTTCACCAATTTTATGGTGAACAAAAAGGTTATCGAATAGCGAGAAAGCATATAGGTTGGTATGTTGAACAACTTCAACCTCACTCTAACTTTAAGCGTACTTTTAATACATTAACCTCAACAACAGAGCAAATTAATGCATTAGAAGTTTTTATTAAAAAATTAATTTTGGATAAGAAACAATGTTAG
- the mdh gene encoding malate dehydrogenase, protein MKVTVLGAAGGIGQALALLLKLQLPEGAELALYDIAPVTPGVAVDISHIPTAVKVKGYAGEDPTEALKDAKVVLISAGVARKPGMDRSDLFNINAGIIRNLAEHVAKTCPTACVGIITNPVNTTVAIAAEVLKKAGVYDKRKLFGVTELDVIRSETFIAELKKKDVDTVTVPVIGGHSGVTILPLLSQATAAEEKISFTAEEVEQLTKRIQNAGTEVVEAKAGGGSATLSMAQAAARFALSVIKGLSGHQALDYAYVEGDGEYARFFAQPIILGLNGVEEILPIGQLSDFEKSALEAMLETLNKDIATGEEFMA, encoded by the coding sequence ATGAAAGTAACAGTATTAGGTGCCGCAGGCGGTATTGGTCAAGCGTTAGCCTTATTATTGAAATTACAGTTACCAGAGGGTGCAGAGTTAGCATTATATGATATTGCACCTGTTACTCCAGGGGTTGCAGTAGATATTAGTCATATTCCTACTGCAGTAAAAGTGAAAGGCTATGCGGGAGAAGATCCTACTGAAGCATTAAAAGATGCAAAAGTAGTCTTAATTTCAGCGGGTGTAGCACGTAAACCTGGTATGGATCGTTCAGATTTATTCAATATCAATGCAGGCATTATTCGTAATCTTGCAGAGCACGTTGCGAAAACTTGTCCAACCGCTTGTGTAGGAATTATTACCAATCCTGTAAATACAACCGTTGCTATCGCAGCAGAAGTATTGAAAAAAGCAGGTGTTTATGACAAAAGAAAATTATTTGGAGTAACAGAATTAGATGTTATCCGCTCTGAAACGTTTATTGCAGAATTAAAGAAAAAAGATGTGGATACTGTGACTGTTCCAGTAATTGGTGGGCATTCAGGTGTAACCATTTTACCATTACTTTCTCAAGCAACGGCTGCTGAAGAGAAAATTAGCTTTACAGCAGAAGAAGTTGAGCAATTAACTAAACGTATTCAAAATGCAGGTACAGAAGTTGTTGAAGCAAAAGCAGGTGGTGGATCAGCAACCCTTTCAATGGCTCAAGCAGCAGCACGTTTTGCTCTTTCTGTCATTAAAGGTTTATCTGGACATCAAGCTTTAGATTATGCTTATGTAGAAGGTGATGGCGAATATGCTCGTTTCTTTGCACAACCTATTATTCTAGGTCTTAATGGTGTTGAGGAAATATTGCCTATTGGTCAATTAAGTGATTTTGAAAAATCAGCATTAGAGGCAATGTTAGAAACGTTAAATAAAGATATCGCTACTGGTGAAGAATTTATGGCATAA
- a CDS encoding DeoR/GlpR family transcriptional regulator produces MKQSIRHNKIIDFINQQGYISTEELVAKLNVSPQTIRRDLNELAENNLIRRHHGGAGIPTNCENSDYSDRKQLFSRQKNIIAQHIAKIIPNGASLFLDIGTTAEAVAQALLSHKDLRIVTNNLNAAHILLPKDDFQVTIAGGNLRQDGGIIGSTTIDIISQFRLDFGILGISAIDDEGSMLDYDYHEVKVKRALMNSSRQVILAADHSKFYRKAIVRLGDLREINHLFTDAQLPTEIEQHLNNRSVQVHLCYE; encoded by the coding sequence ATGAAACAGTCTATCCGCCATAATAAAATTATTGATTTTATTAATCAGCAAGGTTATATCAGCACAGAAGAATTAGTGGCAAAGTTAAATGTAAGTCCGCAAACTATTCGCCGAGATCTAAATGAATTGGCTGAAAATAATTTAATTCGTCGTCATCACGGTGGAGCTGGTATTCCAACAAATTGTGAAAATAGTGATTATAGCGATCGTAAACAGCTATTTTCTCGTCAAAAAAATATTATTGCTCAACATATTGCAAAAATTATTCCTAATGGCGCATCTCTTTTCTTAGATATTGGCACAACCGCCGAAGCAGTTGCTCAAGCGCTACTTTCTCATAAAGATTTACGTATTGTCACTAATAACCTCAATGCAGCTCATATTTTATTACCGAAAGACGACTTCCAAGTCACTATTGCAGGGGGAAATTTGCGTCAAGATGGGGGTATTATTGGTTCAACAACCATAGATATTATTAGTCAATTTCGTTTAGATTTTGGTATTTTAGGTATTAGTGCCATTGATGATGAAGGTTCAATGCTAGATTATGATTATCACGAAGTAAAAGTAAAAAGAGCGTTAATGAATAGTTCTCGTCAAGTTATTCTAGCAGCAGATCATTCTAAATTTTATCGCAAAGCCATTGTTCGATTAGGTGATCTCCGTGAAATCAATCACCTTTTTACGGATGCGCAATTACCAACAGAAATAGAACAACATTTAAATAATAGAAGTGTACAAGTCCATCTTTGCTATGAATAA
- the argR gene encoding transcriptional regulator ArgR yields the protein MKKMDSLSEAFKSLLREEKFSSQSEIVVALQKLGFEHINQSKVSRMLSKFGAVRRRNSKMEMVYYLPPEQGMPTTSSQLKHLIIDIDHNAALVVIKTTPGAAQLIALLLDSIGKAEGILGSIAGDDTIFVTPTNKTSIEALSKNITALFEKE from the coding sequence GTGAAAAAAATGGATTCTCTTTCTGAAGCATTTAAATCATTATTACGTGAAGAAAAATTTAGTTCACAAAGTGAAATTGTTGTCGCGTTACAAAAACTTGGATTTGAGCATATTAACCAATCTAAAGTATCTCGAATGCTTTCTAAATTTGGGGCGGTAAGAAGACGTAATAGTAAAATGGAAATGGTTTACTATTTACCACCAGAACAAGGTATGCCAACAACATCCAGTCAGCTAAAACATCTCATTATTGATATTGATCATAATGCAGCTCTAGTCGTTATCAAAACAACGCCAGGAGCCGCACAGCTCATTGCATTACTATTAGATTCTATTGGAAAAGCAGAGGGAATTTTGGGTTCCATTGCAGGTGATGACACCATTTTTGTCACTCCAACGAACAAAACGTCTATTGAAGCGTTATCAAAAAATATTACGGCTCTTTTTGAAAAGGAATAA
- the galE gene encoding UDP-glucose 4-epimerase GalE, whose product MAILVTGGAGYIGSHTVVELLNQNKEIIILDNLSNSSEISLDRIKQITGKSVNFYKGDILDRSMLRQIFTENKIDSVIHFAGLKAVGESVQKPLHYYQNNVTGSITLVEEMLKANVNTLVFSSSATVYGDPTVVPITEESEVGGTTNPYGTSKYMVERILQDTAKAYPQFSAIILRYFNPVGAHESGLIGEDPNGIPNNLLPFISQVAVGKLQQLAVFGDDYNTPDGTGVRDYIHVVDLAIGHLKALQKHHNDAGCHIYNLGTGTGYSVLDMVNAFEQTNNIQVPYKIAPRRAGDIATCYSDPKKALEQLGWKTARDLNQMMKDTWNWQKNNPNGYSV is encoded by the coding sequence ATGGCAATTTTAGTCACTGGTGGGGCAGGCTACATTGGTTCACATACCGTTGTTGAACTGTTAAATCAAAATAAAGAGATTATCATTTTAGATAATTTATCTAACTCTTCAGAAATATCCTTAGACCGAATTAAACAAATTACAGGGAAATCGGTTAATTTTTATAAAGGTGATATTTTAGATCGTTCAATGTTACGTCAAATTTTTACTGAAAATAAAATTGATTCTGTTATTCACTTTGCAGGACTAAAAGCAGTCGGAGAAAGCGTTCAAAAGCCGTTACACTATTATCAAAATAATGTGACAGGCTCAATTACGCTGGTTGAAGAGATGCTTAAAGCAAATGTGAACACCCTTGTGTTTAGTTCTTCTGCAACGGTTTATGGCGATCCAACAGTTGTGCCAATTACAGAAGAGAGTGAGGTTGGCGGTACAACTAATCCTTATGGCACTTCAAAATATATGGTAGAGCGTATTTTACAAGACACTGCTAAGGCATACCCACAGTTTAGTGCAATTATTTTACGCTATTTTAACCCAGTGGGTGCACACGAGAGTGGTTTAATTGGCGAAGACCCAAATGGTATCCCAAATAATCTCTTACCTTTTATCAGCCAAGTAGCTGTAGGGAAATTACAGCAATTAGCTGTATTTGGTGATGATTATAATACGCCTGATGGTACAGGTGTACGTGATTATATTCACGTAGTTGATTTAGCGATAGGACATTTAAAAGCATTACAAAAGCATCATAATGATGCAGGTTGTCATATTTATAATTTAGGTACAGGGACGGGTTATTCCGTATTAGATATGGTAAACGCTTTTGAACAAACCAATAATATCCAAGTACCTTATAAAATTGCCCCTCGCCGGGCAGGAGATATTGCTACTTGTTATTCTGATCCTAAAAAAGCGTTAGAGCAATTAGGGTGGAAAACAGCACGAGATCTAAATCAAATGATGAAAGATACGTGGAATTGGCAAAAAAATAATCCAAATGGGTATAGTGTTTAA
- the fis gene encoding DNA-binding transcriptional regulator Fis, producing the protein MLEQKPQQNPLTVAMLNSQAQQVNKPLRDSVKQALRNYLSQLDGQDPTELYELVLSEIEHPMLDMVMQYTRGNQTRAATMLGINRGTLRKKLKKYGMG; encoded by the coding sequence ATGTTAGAACAAAAACCACAGCAAAATCCTTTAACGGTTGCAATGCTGAACTCACAAGCTCAACAAGTCAATAAACCGTTACGTGATAGTGTAAAACAAGCGTTAAGAAATTATCTATCTCAATTAGATGGTCAAGATCCAACAGAATTATATGAATTGGTACTATCTGAAATTGAACATCCAATGCTAGATATGGTAATGCAATACACTCGTGGAAATCAAACACGTGCGGCTACAATGCTTGGAATAAACCGTGGAACATTACGTAAAAAGTTAAAAAAATACGGTATGGGCTAA
- the ubiA gene encoding 4-hydroxybenzoate octaprenyltransferase, with product MNNFVKQHFSHSKLLGYYQLMRLDRPIGTLLLLYPTLWALFLATEGNINSSLFAIFIVGVIVMRAAGCVINDYADRHIDGKVKRTKQRPLIKGSVTVKEAKILFITLLIMAFLLVLQLNYLTILLSLVAVGLAIIYPFMKRYTHLPQLILGIAFGWSVPMVFSATTETLPLACWILFLANLVWTIAYDTQYAMVDRDDDLRIGVKSTAILFAQYDNKIINLLQITTLLLFILLGLVKSFSFMYYFTLIIPCCFFIYQYKLTKKREREKCFSAFLNNNYVGLGFFCSILVGIYF from the coding sequence ATGAATAATTTTGTAAAACAGCATTTTTCACACTCAAAATTGCTCGGTTATTATCAATTAATGCGATTAGATAGACCTATTGGCACTTTGTTGCTTCTCTATCCAACACTATGGGCATTATTTTTAGCTACAGAAGGAAATATTAATTCTTCTCTGTTTGCTATTTTTATTGTCGGAGTGATTGTAATGCGTGCAGCAGGTTGTGTGATTAATGACTATGCAGATCGCCATATTGATGGAAAAGTGAAAAGAACAAAACAACGTCCATTAATAAAGGGGTCCGTCACAGTTAAAGAAGCTAAAATATTATTTATTACCTTACTGATAATGGCCTTTTTACTTGTGTTGCAACTTAATTATTTAACAATATTACTTTCCCTTGTTGCTGTAGGGCTGGCTATTATTTATCCATTTATGAAACGTTATACCCATTTACCACAATTAATTCTAGGTATAGCTTTTGGCTGGTCTGTTCCAATGGTATTTAGTGCGACGACTGAAACGCTACCTTTAGCGTGTTGGATCCTATTTTTAGCTAATTTAGTTTGGACCATTGCTTATGATACACAGTATGCAATGGTTGATCGTGATGATGATTTACGTATTGGAGTGAAATCAACGGCAATTCTTTTTGCTCAATATGATAATAAAATCATCAATTTATTACAAATTACAACATTATTACTCTTTATACTCCTTGGATTAGTTAAATCTTTTTCATTTATGTACTACTTCACTCTTATTATTCCTTGTTGTTTTTTTATTTACCAGTACAAATTAACCAAAAAAAGAGAGCGAGAGAAATGTTTTAGTGCTTTTTTGAATAATAACTACGTTGGACTGGGATTTTTTTGTAGCATTTTAGTGGGAATTTACTTTTAA
- a CDS encoding anti-phage deoxyguanosine triphosphatase: MVSEIWMQRLRESQKRDKDHRSPYQRDRGRVLHSEAFRCLQAKTQIHAIGEDDFYRTRLTHSLEVAQIGNSIRAKLINDLNSFQAVTSSQEFANFQHNLTALLPSRSLIESICYMHDIGHPPFGHGGETALNYKMRDHGGFEGNAQTFRIVTHLESYTAHEGMNLTRRALLGILKYPVFLDQTKPQQYAAINNNNFINAHHFKTSKGIYRDDETMFNWVLDPLSEQDKQLFCTIKQSDESLEPSKPLYKSLDCSIMELADDIAYAVHDLEDAIVIGMVSPQFWKYAEQQFQQCQSQWIKDFLPQMTEKLFSIHRYERKDIIGSLVNYFITNVQWKAHNQFQEPLLRFNATLPDDVFEVLKVLKKFVYDFVIMDIKTQRVEYKGQRILMDVFDMLSSEPLRLLPQAIRQQWHQAEKSKQPRVICDYLASMSDRQAFKLYEAL; the protein is encoded by the coding sequence ATGGTTTCAGAAATATGGATGCAACGTTTAAGAGAGAGTCAAAAACGAGATAAAGATCATCGTTCTCCTTATCAACGAGATCGAGGCCGTGTTTTACATTCAGAGGCCTTTCGTTGCTTACAAGCCAAAACACAAATTCACGCAATAGGAGAAGATGATTTTTATCGCACTCGTTTAACCCATTCTTTAGAAGTCGCTCAAATAGGAAATAGTATAAGAGCAAAACTTATTAATGATTTAAACAGTTTCCAAGCGGTCACTTCTTCACAAGAATTTGCAAATTTTCAACATAATCTTACCGCTTTGCTCCCTTCTCGTAGTTTAATTGAATCTATTTGTTATATGCACGATATCGGACATCCTCCATTTGGACACGGAGGTGAAACTGCCTTAAATTATAAAATGCGAGATCACGGTGGCTTTGAAGGGAATGCACAAACATTTAGAATTGTTACCCATTTAGAATCTTACACTGCACACGAAGGAATGAACCTTACTCGTCGAGCATTATTAGGCATATTGAAATACCCTGTCTTTTTAGATCAAACCAAACCTCAACAATATGCCGCAATAAATAATAATAATTTCATTAACGCCCATCACTTTAAAACAAGTAAAGGAATTTATCGTGATGATGAAACGATGTTTAATTGGGTTCTTGATCCTCTTTCAGAACAAGATAAACAATTATTCTGCACCATAAAACAAAGTGATGAGTCTCTAGAACCAAGTAAACCACTTTATAAATCCTTAGATTGTAGCATTATGGAATTGGCAGATGATATCGCCTATGCAGTACACGATTTAGAAGATGCTATTGTAATAGGAATGGTCTCCCCTCAATTTTGGAAATATGCTGAACAACAATTTCAACAATGTCAGTCACAATGGATTAAAGATTTTCTTCCTCAAATGACCGAAAAATTATTCTCTATTCATCGTTATGAACGTAAAGATATTATTGGATCATTAGTCAATTATTTTATTACCAATGTACAATGGAAGGCACATAATCAATTTCAAGAACCACTACTTCGCTTTAATGCGACGTTACCAGACGATGTTTTTGAAGTGTTAAAAGTACTTAAAAAATTTGTTTATGATTTTGTAATTATGGATATCAAAACTCAGCGAGTAGAATATAAAGGACAACGTATTTTAATGGATGTTTTTGATATGCTCAGTAGTGAACCTTTACGTTTACTCCCTCAAGCAATCCGCCAACAATGGCATCAAGCAGAAAAATCAAAGCAACCCCGTGTTATTTGTGATTACTTGGCCAGTATGTCTGATAGACAGGCATTTAAACTTTATGAGGCTTTATAA
- a CDS encoding TIGR01777 family oxidoreductase → MNIFMTGGTGFIGTALTKLLLSKGHSITILTRKNLSGHIPVTFCKNLSDIKNFNHFDAIINLAGEPIFDKYWTKKQKEVLLNSRIKMTEQLVALINKSDPPPAIFISGSATGFYGDIVNKLVKKADEDTACGHSFTAQLCQQWEAVTSSVKNTKTRLCLIRTGLVLSPQGGILKRILPIYRLGLGGKIGNGKQHWGWISLEDHIQAILFLLENPQCSGAFNLVAPQIITQAEFNQQLAQQLRRPAFFNVPQLLLKLILGERSQLLLDNQPIYPTRLLNQEFKFTYSCLKSYLNACFEK, encoded by the coding sequence ATGAATATTTTTATGACAGGAGGTACTGGATTTATTGGAACAGCCCTTACTAAGCTTCTGTTATCAAAAGGACATTCCATCACAATTCTTACCAGAAAAAATTTAAGCGGGCACATTCCTGTTACTTTTTGCAAAAATCTTTCTGACATTAAAAATTTCAATCATTTTGATGCAATCATTAATTTAGCTGGCGAACCTATTTTTGATAAATATTGGACAAAAAAACAAAAAGAAGTTTTACTCAATAGCCGTATCAAAATGACTGAGCAGCTTGTAGCATTAATTAATAAAAGTGACCCTCCTCCAGCTATTTTTATTTCAGGATCGGCTACTGGTTTTTATGGTGATATTGTCAATAAATTGGTAAAAAAAGCAGATGAAGATACCGCTTGTGGACATTCTTTCACAGCACAACTTTGTCAACAATGGGAAGCGGTGACATCATCAGTCAAAAATACAAAAACTCGTCTATGCTTAATTCGTACAGGTTTAGTTCTTTCACCACAAGGGGGAATTCTCAAACGTATCTTACCTATTTATCGTTTAGGATTAGGTGGAAAAATAGGTAACGGAAAACAACACTGGGGCTGGATAAGTCTTGAAGATCATATTCAAGCTATATTATTTTTACTTGAAAATCCACAATGCTCAGGTGCCTTTAATTTAGTTGCTCCACAAATCATTACTCAAGCTGAATTTAATCAGCAACTGGCTCAACAACTACGTCGCCCTGCATTTTTTAATGTTCCTCAATTATTACTTAAATTAATACTGGGTGAACGCTCACAATTACTATTAGATAATCAACCCATTTATCCAACACGACTATTAAATCAAGAATTTAAATTTACTTATAGTTGTTTAAAAAGTTATCTAAATGCTTGTTTTGAAAAATAG